A single Lactuca sativa cultivar Salinas chromosome 8, Lsat_Salinas_v11, whole genome shotgun sequence DNA region contains:
- the LOC111916963 gene encoding coilin, with translation METQSLRLRLVFEDRSVLSETQRSYGMNQSWLLIEPQQHPKISDVCNHLLHIFNLRRSCPNGILLYMEDFVLPPSESTRILKDKEIICVKRKEMALAEAIEGANAGNLLDYPEVNRKQPVNNGMLLLANEEFDKETGGYQSESEDAEDEKLEDEPSPIQTASKKRKASKTSRSSSKKKKHRSMMDGVEDEVVTEDNNINNDKFCPMKIIKPSKEKGSVETILVEVKSPPKVKRKKKHRVASGDEGEVRDEICNIDDDKIITKKKIKPNEELKKEDDEISDEKVKSSRRTKRSEEHQEDNVQGIEQASTSPDEAKKGPSRSARRKKAKRQWKRELNKISQKPDTDTHLEGTNDHPKGHEKNLIEEEKRKCNGNTDAQLVACVVKPGHIRFEPLDEDEDGREIEVADVAFEWNGITSKKKGQKWGLEKYSASRKIESQTSSKEESSPILNVDTVVDLNDFENLPLCTSPKEGDVIAYRLVELSSSWTPELSSYRVGKVSHFDSNNIVLNPVAEYPILFDKMDEEGPDNYSLYKEDGSLEIDFTGLVDVRSVKQMQSNGVGQSQTVTQGDGVNLISKDPSPVCEVKRKKEGNNDKTWSEVMEALNKKKSELVMEANEEMKKKKDSEWNRWSYRALRGSALGPTMALLRSNNNI, from the exons ATGGAGACGCAGTCATTAAGGCTTCGTTTGGTGTTCGAAGATCGTTCGGTTCTTAGCGAAACACAGCGCTCCTATGGTATGAACCAGAGCTGGCTTCTAATTGAGCCACAACAACATCCGAAAATCTCCGACGTCTGTAATCATCTTCTTCACATTTTCAACCTTCGTCGCTCGTGCCCTAATGGCATCCTCCTCTAT ATGGAAGACTTTGTATTGCCCCCATCTGAGTCAACTCGAATCTTGAAGGACAAGGAAATAATTTG tgtgaaaagaaaagaaatggcTTTGGCTGAAGCAATAGAGGGGGCAAATGCTGGTAATTTACTTGACTATCCAGAAGTCAACAGGAAGCAACCTGTAAATAATGGCATGTTACTTCTAGCAAATGAAGAGTTTGATAAGGAAACTGGAGGATACCAAAGTGAATCTGAGGATGCTGAAGATGAAAAGTTGGAAGATGAACCTTCACCTATACAAACAGCTTCCAAGAAAAGAAAAGCCTCTAAAACATCTAGGAGCTCATCAAA GAAGAAGAAACACCGATCAATGATggatggagttgaagatgaagttgTGACAGAGGACAACAACATTAATAATGACAAATTTTGTCCCATGAAAATCATTAAACCAAGCAAGGAGAAGGGGAGTGTTGAAACAATCCTTGTAGAGGTTAAATCTCCTCCCAAGGTGAAGAG GAAGAAGAAACACAGGGTGGCAAGTGGTGATGAAGGTGAAGTTAGAGATGAAATTTGCAACATTGATGATGATAAAATCATTACCAAGAAGAAGATTAAACCAAATGAGGAACTAAAGAAGGAAGATGATGAAATAAGTGACGAAAAGGTTAAATCTTCTCGAAGGACAAAGAG GAGTGAAGAACATCAAGAAGACAATGTCCAAGGAATTGAACAAGCCTCTACTTCACCCGATGAGGCTAAAAAG GGCCCTAGTAGAAGTGCTAGAAGGAAAAAGGCTAAGAGACAATGGAAGCGAGAACTTAATAAAATTTCACAAAAG CCTGATACTGATACCCATCTAGAAGGGACAAATGACCACCCGAAGGGGCAT GAAAAGAATTTGatagaagaagaaaaaagaaaatgtAATGGGAATACAGATGCTCAACTTGTTGCTTGTGTAGTCAAGCCAGGTCATATTCGCTTTGAACCTCTTGATGAAG ATGAAGATGGAAGAGAGATTGAAGTAGCAGAT GTAGCTTTTgaatggaatggaatcacgaGCAAGAAAAAGGGTCAAAAATGGGGATTAGAAAAGTATTCAGCTTCTAGAAAGATCGAGTCCCAAACATCAAGCAAAGAAGAATCCTCTCCAATTTTGAATGTAGACACAGTGGTTGACCTCAATGACTTTGAGAATCTCCCTCTATGCACCTCACCTAAG GAAGGTGATGTGATTGCATACAGACTTGTGGAATTATCATCTTCTTGGACTCCTGAGCTCTCTTCCTACAGA GTTGGAAAAGTATCACATTTTGATTCCAATAACATAGTTCTGAATCCGGTGGCAGAGTATCCTATTCTTTTTGATAAGATGGATGAAGAGGGCCCAGATAATTACTCTCTTTATAAAGAAGATGGAAGTTTAGAA ATCGATTTTACAGGTCTTGTTGATGTGCGTAGTGTGAAGCAAATGCAAAGTAATGGagttggtcaaagtcaaactgtAACTCAGGGTGATGGAGTAAATTTGATCTCTAAGGACCCAAGTCCAG TTTGTGAagtaaaaagaaagaaagaagggAATAATGATAAGACATGGAGTGAGGTGATGGAGGCATTAAACAAAAAGAAATCAGAATTAGTAATGGAAGCAAATgaagagatgaagaagaagaaggattctGAATGGAATCGATGGTCATATAGAGCCTTAAGAGGAAGTGCACTTGGTCCAACAATGGCTTTATTAAGAtcaaacaataacatataa